TGAGAACGCTCGGGATTGCCATGCCGGCGATGCAGAAAGTCCACCACGCCCGCGCGGCACGCCAGATACGTCGGATCGTTGGCCAGCCGCACGCGGTCGCGCGGGCGCGGCAGCGGCACCGGCAGGATCTCGCCGATGGTCGCGGCCGGTCCGTTGGTCAGCATCACGATGCGGTCCGACAGCAGCACGGCCTCGTCCACATCGTGCGTGACCATGATGGTCGTCGTGCGCGTCTTGGCCACGATCTTGAGCAGCTCGTCCTGCAGATGCGCGCGGGTCAGCGCGTCCAGCGCGCCGAACGGTTCGTCCATCAGCAGCACGCCCGGCTCGATCGCCAGCGCGCGCGCAATGCCCACGCGCTGCTTCATGCCTCCGGAGATCTCGCGCGGCAGTTTGTTCTGCGCGGGCAGCAAGCCAACCAGATCCAGCGCGGCGCGCGTGCGCTCGACCAGCTGGGCACGCTTTTCCGTGGCGCCGAACACCCGCTCGACCGCCAGGTGCACGTTCTGGAAACACGTCAGCCACGGCAGCAGCGAATGGTTCTGGAACACCACCGCGCGGTCGGGACCCGGACCCGTGATCTCGCGTTCGGCGCACAGCAGCACGCCGCTCGTCGGCCGGGTCAGCCCGGCGATCAGGTTGAGCAAGGTGGACTTGCCGCAGCCGGAATGGCCGATAAGCGTGATGAACTCGCCCTGCTCGACCGTCAGGTCGATGTCGCGCAGCGCCACGAAGGCGCCCTTGCGGGTGTCAAAGGTCTGTCCCACGCGTTCGATGCGTACGAATTTCTTCATGGCGCTATTCCTCGGTATAGGTGAAACGGCGGGCCAGCGCGACCAGCAGGGTTTCCAGCAGCAACCCCACGATGCCGATCACGAAAATGGCGATGACGATGTGCTCGACCTTCAGGTTGTTCCATTCGTCCCACAGCCAGAAGCCGATGCCCGTGCCGCCCGTCAGCATCTCGGCGGCCACGATCACCAGCCACGCGGTGCCGATCGACAAGCGCACGCCGGTCAGCATGTAGGGCAGCACCGCGGGCAGCAGCACCTTGGTCGTGACCTTCCATTCGGACAGGTTCAACACGCGCGCCACGTTCAGGTAGTCCTGCGGCACGCGCGATACGCCCACGGCGGTGTTGATGATCATCGGCCAGATCGAACAGATGAAAATGGCCCAGATCGCGGCCGGATTGGCCGCCTTGAACAGCAGCAGCCCAAGCGGCAGCCACGCCAGCGGCGACACCGGCCGCAACAGGCTCACGATCGGCGAGAACATGGCGCGCACGGCGGCGTAGCGGCCAATCGCAAAGCCCACGGGGATGCCGACCAGCGCCGCCAGCCCGAAGCCGACCGCCACGCGTTCCAGCGAGGCCAGCAGATTCCAGCCGATGCCCTTGTCGTTGGGGCCGTTG
The DNA window shown above is from Achromobacter spanius and carries:
- a CDS encoding ABC transporter ATP-binding protein is translated as MKKFVRIERVGQTFDTRKGAFVALRDIDLTVEQGEFITLIGHSGCGKSTLLNLIAGLTRPTSGVLLCAEREITGPGPDRAVVFQNHSLLPWLTCFQNVHLAVERVFGATEKRAQLVERTRAALDLVGLLPAQNKLPREISGGMKQRVGIARALAIEPGVLLMDEPFGALDALTRAHLQDELLKIVAKTRTTTIMVTHDVDEAVLLSDRIVMLTNGPAATIGEILPVPLPRPRDRVRLANDPTYLACRAGVVDFLHRRHGNPERSQAAAQANATLSVVPAPLEQAGAAARAAA
- the ntrB gene encoding nitrate ABC transporter permease, with the protein product MSTVTMTNRGDAFAAWWRERLEAALKAVVGPVAGFALFVLVWQVVAMRIPEIPTPGVTWHAAVELFSDPFYDNGPNDKGIGWNLLASLERVAVGFGLAALVGIPVGFAIGRYAAVRAMFSPIVSLLRPVSPLAWLPLGLLLFKAANPAAIWAIFICSIWPMIINTAVGVSRVPQDYLNVARVLNLSEWKVTTKVLLPAVLPYMLTGVRLSIGTAWLVIVAAEMLTGGTGIGFWLWDEWNNLKVEHIVIAIFVIGIVGLLLETLLVALARRFTYTEE